From Vibrio artabrorum, a single genomic window includes:
- the tcdA gene encoding tRNA cyclic N6-threonylcarbamoyladenosine(37) synthase TcdA, translating into MRELTTPASENYDQRFGGTRRLYGNSEVDILRAAHVCVIGIGGVGSWAVEALARTGLGELTLIDMDDVCVTNINRQIHAMSGTVGKSKIEVMAERVKLINPECKVNLIDDFIGPDNQAEYLSKEFDFVLDAIDSMKAKASLLAYCRSNKIKVITTGGAGGQIDPTQIKVADLTKTIQDPLAKKLKDTLRRHHNFPKNPARKFGIDCVFSTEQLKYPQADGSVCAAKATAEGPKRMDCATGFGAATVVTATFGFVAVSRIVEKLIQKHAK; encoded by the coding sequence ATGCGTGAATTGACCACTCCTGCTTCAGAAAACTATGACCAACGATTTGGTGGCACTCGTCGCCTATATGGCAATAGTGAAGTCGACATACTCAGAGCCGCACACGTGTGTGTGATCGGTATTGGTGGGGTAGGTTCGTGGGCGGTTGAAGCGCTTGCTCGTACTGGTTTAGGTGAGCTGACTTTGATCGATATGGATGATGTATGTGTGACCAACATCAACCGTCAGATTCATGCTATGTCGGGTACCGTCGGTAAGAGTAAAATCGAAGTGATGGCTGAGCGCGTTAAGTTGATTAACCCTGAGTGTAAAGTTAACCTGATTGACGACTTCATCGGGCCTGACAATCAGGCTGAATATCTATCGAAAGAGTTCGATTTTGTGTTAGATGCGATTGATAGCATGAAAGCTAAGGCTTCACTGCTGGCCTATTGTCGTAGCAACAAAATCAAAGTGATCACCACAGGTGGTGCGGGTGGTCAAATCGATCCGACTCAAATCAAGGTGGCCGATCTGACGAAGACGATTCAAGATCCGCTCGCGAAGAAGCTCAAAGATACCCTTCGTCGTCATCATAACTTCCCGAAGAACCCAGCACGTAAGTTTGGTATCGATTGTGTGTTCTCAACTGAACAGCTGAAATACCCTCAAGCTGACGGCAGCGTATGTGCTGCGAAAGCGACAGCAGAAGGTCCAAAACGCATGGATTGTGCGACGGGTTTTGGTGCAGCAACGGTTGTAACGGCGACATTTGGTTTTGTGGCGGTTTCGCGTATTGTCGAAAAGCTGATTCAAAAGCACGCTAAGTAA
- the mltA gene encoding murein transglycosylase A: MIFVIKKWLPLVAASFLFGCAQTTDRAQQHLDGEFPRILNKVDLVESNKPRDYTAFAEQAEIVVSKSPSMAKIYGPLYQQLNEWAMLSGDPSELANFGIQTAQLGGGDKQGNVLFTGYFSPVMELRHEANEDYRFPVYGLPDCDKECPTREEIYNGALEGQGLELGYAANRIDPFMMEVQGSGFVHFGDDDTLKYFAYAGKNNKAYVSIGRVLIDRGLVPREKMSLKAIKEWVLANDPEVVKELLEQNPSFVFFSSREDLSVMGSAGIPLLPMAAVAGDRSILPMGTPILAEVPLLNADGTWSGAHQLRLLLVLDTGGAVKQNHLDLYHGMGPRAGTEAGHYKHFGRVWKLGLDGSATEAPWALPPEKIE; the protein is encoded by the coding sequence ATAATTTTTGTGATTAAAAAATGGCTTCCCCTTGTTGCCGCCTCTTTCTTATTTGGCTGTGCTCAAACAACCGATCGCGCTCAACAACATCTTGATGGTGAGTTTCCTCGTATCTTAAATAAGGTCGATCTGGTTGAATCCAATAAACCAAGAGACTACACCGCCTTTGCCGAACAAGCTGAGATAGTGGTTTCAAAATCGCCTTCGATGGCTAAGATCTACGGACCGCTTTATCAGCAACTCAATGAATGGGCGATGCTAAGTGGTGATCCTAGCGAACTCGCGAACTTTGGCATTCAAACTGCTCAACTTGGTGGGGGGGATAAGCAAGGTAATGTTTTATTTACAGGCTACTTTTCGCCTGTGATGGAACTGCGCCATGAAGCGAATGAAGATTACCGATTCCCGGTTTATGGCCTTCCTGATTGTGATAAAGAGTGCCCAACTCGTGAAGAGATCTACAACGGTGCACTAGAAGGTCAAGGTCTTGAGCTCGGTTACGCTGCAAATCGTATTGATCCGTTTATGATGGAAGTGCAGGGCAGTGGCTTTGTTCACTTTGGTGACGACGATACGCTTAAATATTTCGCTTATGCTGGTAAGAACAACAAAGCTTACGTGAGTATAGGTCGAGTATTGATCGATCGAGGCTTAGTTCCACGTGAAAAAATGTCGCTAAAAGCCATCAAAGAGTGGGTACTGGCAAACGATCCTGAAGTGGTCAAAGAGTTGCTTGAGCAAAACCCTTCTTTTGTTTTCTTTAGTTCCAGAGAAGACTTGTCGGTGATGGGCAGTGCCGGTATTCCATTATTACCCATGGCCGCGGTCGCTGGGGACCGATCTATTCTTCCGATGGGAACGCCAATTCTGGCAGAGGTTCCACTATTGAATGCTGATGGTACTTGGAGCGGCGCGCACCAATTAAGACTGTTATTGGTTTTGGATACGGGCGGCGCGGTTAAGCAAAACCATTTGGATCTCTATCATGGTATGGGCCCACGAGCGGGTACTGAAGCCGGTCATTACAAACATTTTGGTCGAGTGTGGAAACTTGGCTTAGATGGCAGCGCAACCGAAGCGCCTTGGGCTTTACCTCCTGAGAAGATCGAGTAA
- the csdE gene encoding cysteine desulfurase sulfur acceptor subunit CsdE, producing the protein MTTFPSSPFGTEITHDDIVAKMQTFSGWEDRYRQVIQWGKKLPTMPDELKSEQVIVSGCESQVWLVSQNIDGVWRFCADSDARIVRGLIALVMAAYDGKTSEQVQAFDIDGYFEQIGLITHLSPSRGNGLKAIVAQIQELSA; encoded by the coding sequence ATGACCACATTCCCAAGCTCTCCGTTCGGCACTGAAATTACCCATGATGATATTGTCGCGAAAATGCAGACATTCAGCGGCTGGGAAGACCGTTATCGGCAAGTGATTCAATGGGGTAAGAAACTGCCAACGATGCCTGATGAACTGAAAAGTGAGCAGGTGATTGTCTCTGGTTGTGAAAGCCAAGTGTGGTTGGTTTCTCAAAATATCGACGGTGTTTGGCGCTTTTGTGCTGATTCTGATGCGCGTATCGTTCGCGGCCTGATTGCCTTAGTGATGGCTGCGTATGATGGAAAAACATCAGAGCAGGTTCAAGCGTTCGATATTGATGGTTACTTTGAACAAATCGGTCTAATTACCCATTTAAGCCCATCTCGCGGGAACGGCTTAAAAGCGATTGTTGCTCAAATCCAAGAGCTAAGTGCTTAA
- the csdA gene encoding cysteine desulfurase CsdA, producing MLDINHIREQFPALSQTINQQPLIYLDSAATTQKPQVVIDAISQYYSKQNANVHRGSHSLTANATSQFEAARDKVAQFIGATSSKEIIWTRGATEALNLIAQTYARSTLQPGDEILVSEMEHHANIVPWQIVAQQTGAKVVKVPMTSECEFDLTAFADRLNEQTKIVALAQITNVTGSRQPIEAVIEKAHKMNAIVVVDGAQGIVHEPTDVTALGADFYVFSGHKLYAPAGIGVLYGKLELLEAMPPWHGGGKMVERVSFSGTTFSELPGKFEAGTPNVAGAIALSTAIEWLSGFAQQDIENHIHQLQHETYLSLSKLDDIQILGYQPNASVITFVMDGVHHQDIATLLDQQGIAVRAGHHCAHPLMDALNVKGTVRISFGIYNNMDDVEKLVAAIEKAVDML from the coding sequence ATGCTTGATATCAATCACATCCGAGAGCAGTTCCCTGCGCTATCACAAACCATCAATCAACAACCATTGATTTACTTAGACAGCGCGGCCACCACACAAAAACCTCAGGTTGTGATTGATGCCATTAGCCAATATTACTCCAAACAAAATGCCAATGTTCACCGTGGCAGCCATAGCTTAACAGCGAACGCGACCAGTCAATTTGAAGCAGCCAGAGACAAAGTCGCCCAATTTATAGGGGCGACATCATCGAAAGAGATCATCTGGACTCGCGGAGCCACCGAAGCACTCAACCTAATTGCTCAAACGTATGCAAGAAGCACCCTTCAGCCCGGCGATGAGATCTTGGTCAGCGAAATGGAGCATCACGCCAACATTGTGCCTTGGCAAATTGTGGCACAACAGACCGGGGCTAAAGTTGTTAAAGTACCAATGACATCGGAGTGCGAATTTGACCTAACAGCCTTTGCTGATCGATTAAATGAACAAACCAAGATTGTTGCATTAGCTCAGATAACCAACGTGACAGGTTCTCGTCAACCAATTGAAGCCGTCATCGAAAAAGCACACAAGATGAATGCCATTGTGGTGGTCGATGGCGCGCAAGGAATCGTTCATGAGCCGACTGATGTTACTGCTTTAGGTGCGGATTTCTACGTATTCTCAGGCCACAAACTCTACGCACCCGCGGGGATTGGCGTACTTTACGGCAAACTAGAACTGCTCGAAGCCATGCCCCCTTGGCACGGTGGTGGCAAAATGGTTGAGCGCGTCTCTTTCTCTGGCACTACTTTTTCTGAACTGCCTGGCAAATTCGAAGCGGGCACACCAAATGTAGCAGGAGCGATAGCATTAAGCACTGCAATAGAATGGTTGAGTGGGTTTGCACAACAAGATATCGAAAATCATATCCACCAACTACAACACGAGACTTATCTTTCGCTCAGTAAACTGGATGACATTCAGATTTTAGGGTATCAACCCAACGCAAGTGTGATTACTTTTGTGATGGATGGCGTTCACCATCAAGATATCGCGACCCTACTGGATCAGCAAGGTATCGCAGTACGTGCAGGACATCATTGTGCTCACCCATTAATGGATGCACTTAATGTGAAAGGAACGGTTCGAATTTCATTTGGTATTTACAACAACATGGATGATGTTGAAAAGCTCGTCGCGGCGATAGAAAAAGCCGTTGATATGCTTTAG